In Bdellovibrionales bacterium, the following proteins share a genomic window:
- the ychF gene encoding redox-regulated ATPase YchF, with protein MGLQVGIVGLPNVGKSTLFNALTSAQAEAANYPFCTIDPNVGVVAVPDPRLPKIAEIFKSEKILPTAMEFVDIAGLVAGASKGEGLGNQFLANIRQTNAILHVVRCFDESNVIHVAGSVNPLRDIETINTELMLADLESVEKRLQKVEKTARTSKDKKILAEASLASKFRGALAAGKAARTVEASEDESPLRHEFHLLSDKPVLYVCNVGESEISGPDSQWVQDVRKHAATEHNHVIKICSSMEAEIAQLPESERVEFLESLGIEEPGLHRLIRESYHLLALSTYFTAGPKETRAWTISIGTKAPQAAGVIHTDFERGFIRAETYHCSDLFALGTEAAVKNAGKYRVEGKDYVVKDGDVLFFRFNV; from the coding sequence ATGGGTTTGCAAGTTGGAATCGTTGGGCTCCCGAACGTTGGAAAGAGCACTCTCTTCAATGCTCTCACGAGCGCTCAAGCGGAGGCGGCAAATTATCCTTTCTGCACCATCGATCCCAATGTTGGGGTTGTCGCAGTTCCAGATCCCCGCCTACCGAAAATTGCCGAAATTTTTAAATCTGAAAAAATTCTGCCGACGGCTATGGAATTTGTGGACATTGCAGGACTCGTAGCTGGAGCCAGCAAGGGAGAGGGCCTTGGTAATCAGTTCCTCGCCAACATTCGCCAGACAAATGCCATCCTCCACGTTGTTCGCTGTTTTGACGAATCAAATGTTATTCATGTGGCCGGAAGCGTGAATCCACTGCGCGACATCGAAACAATCAATACAGAACTGATGCTCGCCGATTTGGAGTCCGTTGAAAAGCGCCTCCAGAAAGTTGAGAAAACTGCTCGAACTTCAAAGGACAAGAAGATTTTGGCTGAAGCTAGCCTCGCTAGCAAGTTTCGTGGTGCACTAGCCGCAGGCAAAGCAGCCCGAACGGTTGAAGCCTCAGAAGATGAAAGCCCGCTCCGTCACGAATTTCATCTCCTGTCTGATAAACCCGTTCTCTATGTTTGTAATGTGGGAGAATCAGAAATCTCTGGACCAGACAGTCAGTGGGTCCAAGACGTGAGAAAGCATGCTGCTACCGAGCACAATCACGTCATTAAGATATGTAGCTCAATGGAAGCTGAAATTGCACAGCTTCCGGAAAGTGAGAGGGTGGAGTTTTTGGAATCCCTTGGAATCGAAGAACCAGGACTCCATCGTTTGATTCGAGAGTCTTATCATCTATTGGCCTTAAGCACCTATTTTACGGCTGGACCCAAGGAAACCCGCGCCTGGACCATTTCAATTGGAACCAAAGCACCCCAGGCTGCCGGCGTTATTCATACCGACTTTGAAAGAGGATTCATTCGGGCAGAAACTTACCATTGCAGCGACCTCTTTGCTCTTGGAACAGAGGCGGCCGTTAAGAATGCTGGAAAGTATCGCGTTGAGGGCAAGGACTATGTTGTCAAAGATGGTGACGTCTTGTTTTTTCGGTTCAATGTCTAA
- a CDS encoding VWA domain-containing protein — protein MRLSFFLNLILILVFLVASLFLVPCSARGAGKDPESRKWRGLTPEFIRANTLSDEDKYHAPAQSEEDIEVNSEASVSLEQSPDLTEVKLPKVELIVDKSGSMGQLMDSSKTKMYITKKVLSHYLIDQWKEKAMVGTRVYGSKLRNDCKDNYLAIPFQERNMGEIERKMGVIMPIGRTPLNDSMEAAIDDLKKYDGPKRIVIFTDGKETCGGDPCKLAKKVEQNPNLDIKIFVVGIGFDPRSKDYEKVKCLGNFSTTANNEEELFDAVSKISNHIKTGNNLQVVSPEPAAMVNLYRWEDGKRVFFRSFTARWSIRVPPGIYDAEVALNPYYRFPKFTIEANNKVTLRVDGSGTVNVQFVKGLMDVELLDVNAKVIHRFKSDKAYLAKTGKYKLHLFKKPYFDEIIPSFLVVPKGVHDYEVASAGVVQLNYPKTVGYYVYDAKDSLVGPYISNFPLILKNGFYKLYLEKSCFLKNVGISGSESGIRDLSCADAKPDASIIQNK, from the coding sequence ATGAGATTGTCCTTTTTTTTGAACCTTATTCTAATTTTAGTTTTCTTGGTTGCTTCATTGTTCCTGGTGCCCTGCTCGGCAAGGGGGGCAGGGAAAGACCCTGAATCGCGCAAGTGGAGAGGACTCACTCCTGAATTCATTCGCGCCAATACTTTGTCGGACGAGGACAAGTATCATGCGCCCGCACAGTCCGAAGAAGACATTGAGGTGAATTCAGAAGCGAGTGTCAGTTTAGAACAGAGTCCTGATTTGACCGAGGTCAAATTGCCGAAGGTCGAATTGATTGTGGATAAGTCTGGTTCTATGGGGCAGTTGATGGATAGCAGTAAGACCAAGATGTATATCACAAAAAAGGTTCTGTCCCACTATCTGATTGACCAGTGGAAGGAAAAAGCCATGGTTGGGACACGTGTTTATGGATCTAAGCTCAGGAACGATTGCAAGGATAATTATCTGGCCATCCCTTTTCAGGAAAGAAATATGGGAGAAATTGAACGAAAGATGGGGGTCATTATGCCAATCGGTCGCACCCCTCTCAATGACAGCATGGAGGCAGCTATTGATGACTTGAAAAAATACGACGGACCTAAAAGAATCGTCATTTTTACAGATGGGAAGGAAACCTGCGGAGGTGATCCTTGTAAATTGGCAAAAAAGGTTGAACAAAATCCAAACCTGGACATCAAAATATTTGTTGTGGGGATTGGCTTCGATCCTCGTTCCAAGGATTACGAAAAGGTCAAATGTCTGGGCAATTTTAGTACGACAGCAAATAACGAAGAGGAGCTGTTTGATGCAGTTTCGAAAATCTCTAACCATATCAAAACTGGAAATAATCTTCAGGTCGTCTCTCCGGAGCCTGCAGCAATGGTTAACCTTTATCGCTGGGAAGACGGAAAGAGAGTTTTTTTCAGATCTTTCACGGCACGGTGGTCAATTCGAGTTCCTCCAGGAATTTATGATGCTGAAGTTGCACTCAATCCCTACTATCGATTTCCAAAATTCACGATCGAGGCTAACAATAAGGTCACTCTGCGGGTGGATGGGAGCGGTACGGTAAATGTGCAATTCGTAAAGGGACTCATGGATGTTGAGCTGCTTGACGTGAACGCAAAAGTCATTCATCGTTTCAAAAGTGACAAGGCCTATTTGGCTAAAACAGGTAAATATAAATTGCATTTATTTAAGAAGCCTTACTTTGACGAGATCATTCCTTCCTTTTTAGTTGTGCCTAAGGGAGTTCATGATTATGAAGTTGCCTCAGCGGGTGTTGTGCAGCTCAATTATCCAAAAACCGTTGGTTACTACGTCTACGATGCCAAGGACAGTTTGGTGGGGCCCTATATTTCTAATTTTCCTTTGATCTTAAAGAATGGCTTCTACAAGCTCTATCTTGAAAAATCTTGCTTTTTAAAAAATGTGGGCATCAGCGGTTCCGAAAGCGGGATTAGGGATTTAAGTTGTGCCGATGCTAAGCCAGATGCTAGCATAATTCAGAACAAGTGA
- the ppk1 gene encoding polyphosphate kinase 1, which translates to MELYLDRDIGWLRFNERVLFQAEDERTPLLERVRFLNIFQNNLNEFYMKRVGGLQQKKLANIPILSTGLSVEDRLENIRFQVLGLFDRVEVLLRTSILPQLKEKRIHLSSWEELDNEQKSWCREFFKKRIFPVVTPMIVDQGHPFPLLSNLSTSLAAVIRVPGESEELFARVKVPKYLPGWVFVEDKRVKGEYFFIHLIDIITAHFQDLFPKMQIERVMPFKITRNADVETDEDDAEDLMDLIQAELKSRKFSEIVRLEHGPQPDEFLLGFLKEHLDISDDEILPFPLELRFRDFDPLPDLNIPELRFAPWSPVISPYFGQEENPVFQVIKSRDILVHHPYESFSATVEKFLQSAAEDPNVVTIKMTLYRTDKDSSIIKTLIEAAERGKQVVCLVELKARFDEERNIRWAQELEKAGVHVIYGMVGLKIHSKIALVVRQESGDFRLYAHVGTGNYNATTASAYTDLGLFTCNHEITSELVEVFHFLTGRSLKSDYKKLLVSPVSMKKRFLDLIACERENAKQGLPTGIIAKMNSLEDRDVIDALYESSKEGVPITLIVRGFCCLRPQVSGLSETIRIISIVGPFLEHARIFYFRSGAAEEVEGIFYIGSGDWMSRNLLRRVEVAAPIEDPQLKKRLWSILKTQVSDTRLAWDMSPDGTYVLRANSDPDPEVNSQKIFMDFARQRLAVRSKDQFSEEEEF; encoded by the coding sequence ATGGAATTGTATTTAGATCGCGACATTGGTTGGTTGAGGTTTAATGAGAGAGTTCTCTTTCAGGCAGAAGACGAGAGAACACCTCTCCTTGAGCGTGTTCGTTTTCTCAATATTTTTCAAAATAACCTCAACGAATTTTATATGAAACGGGTCGGAGGTCTTCAGCAAAAGAAGCTTGCGAATATTCCAATTCTTTCCACGGGATTATCGGTCGAAGATCGACTTGAAAATATTCGCTTTCAGGTTCTGGGTCTATTTGATCGGGTCGAAGTACTCTTGAGAACATCTATTTTGCCCCAGTTGAAGGAAAAGCGCATTCACTTGTCTTCCTGGGAGGAGCTAGATAACGAGCAAAAGTCTTGGTGTCGGGAATTTTTCAAAAAGCGCATTTTTCCCGTGGTGACTCCCATGATTGTTGATCAGGGGCATCCGTTTCCTCTCTTGTCGAATTTGTCGACTTCTTTGGCTGCGGTGATTCGAGTACCGGGCGAGTCTGAAGAATTATTTGCGAGGGTAAAGGTTCCCAAGTATCTCCCCGGCTGGGTTTTTGTTGAGGATAAACGGGTGAAGGGAGAGTATTTTTTCATTCATCTTATCGATATCATCACGGCTCATTTTCAAGATTTATTCCCAAAAATGCAGATCGAAAGGGTCATGCCATTTAAAATAACTAGAAACGCTGATGTTGAGACAGACGAGGACGACGCAGAAGACCTGATGGATCTGATACAGGCTGAGTTAAAGAGCCGAAAATTTTCAGAAATTGTTCGATTGGAGCACGGTCCACAGCCGGACGAATTTCTCCTTGGATTTTTGAAGGAGCATTTAGATATTTCTGATGATGAAATCTTGCCATTTCCTCTGGAGCTGCGTTTTCGAGATTTTGATCCTTTGCCAGATCTCAATATTCCTGAACTGAGATTTGCTCCATGGAGCCCAGTTATTTCCCCTTATTTTGGACAGGAAGAGAACCCTGTTTTTCAGGTGATTAAGTCCCGGGATATTTTGGTACATCACCCCTATGAGAGTTTTTCAGCTACGGTAGAAAAATTTTTGCAGTCGGCGGCCGAGGATCCAAATGTCGTGACGATAAAAATGACATTGTATCGAACTGACAAGGACAGCTCAATTATCAAGACTTTGATTGAGGCAGCGGAACGAGGCAAACAGGTGGTTTGTCTTGTTGAATTGAAGGCACGTTTTGATGAAGAGAGAAATATTCGGTGGGCACAGGAGCTCGAAAAAGCTGGGGTCCACGTTATTTATGGAATGGTGGGGCTTAAGATTCACTCAAAGATAGCCCTGGTAGTCAGACAAGAAAGTGGTGATTTTAGACTTTACGCCCACGTGGGAACTGGAAATTACAACGCAACAACTGCTTCTGCCTACACAGATCTGGGGTTGTTCACATGCAATCATGAGATAACGAGTGAGTTAGTCGAAGTGTTCCACTTTCTTACGGGTCGCAGTCTAAAGTCTGATTATAAAAAACTGTTGGTTTCCCCTGTGTCCATGAAAAAGCGATTTTTGGACTTGATCGCCTGCGAGCGTGAGAACGCCAAACAGGGCCTTCCAACTGGAATCATAGCTAAGATGAACAGTCTGGAAGACAGAGATGTCATTGATGCCCTTTATGAGTCCTCAAAAGAGGGCGTGCCAATCACTTTGATTGTTCGCGGATTTTGCTGTTTACGACCTCAAGTTTCCGGTCTCAGTGAAACAATTCGAATCATTTCGATAGTTGGCCCCTTTTTGGAGCATGCGAGAATTTTTTACTTTCGATCCGGAGCTGCTGAAGAAGTAGAAGGAATATTTTATATTGGCAGCGGGGATTGGATGTCGAGAAATCTGCTCCGTCGAGTGGAAGTTGCTGCGCCGATTGAAGATCCTCAATTGAAGAAACGGTTATGGAGTATTCTGAAAACTCAAGTTTCTGATACTCGCCTGGCTTGGGATATGTCTCCTGACGGAACTTATGTTTTGCGCGCGAATTCAGATCCCGATCCTGAAGTTAATTCCCAGAAAATTTTTATGGACTTTGCAAGGCAGCGATTGGCAGTTCGGTCCAAAGATCAGTTCAGTGAAGAAGAGGAGTTTTAG